The window CAATATTTGGAGTAAACCTAATTCCCGTAAAGTTAGGAGGAAACCAAAGAACAAAGGACAACAAGCTGATGATGATTCTGTTTATATCACTCCTGTTCCTAGATTTCCTGATAAAATCGATGATACTCCCGACATGGAAATCTGTATGTCTAAGGTTTACAAAGCTGATAAGATTGAATTGAGCGATGATAGATTGAGTGTTAGTAGTACAAAGGGCTATAGATCAGCTAGAGCCACCAGAGGTGTTGTTGAAGGGGCGTGGTATTTTGAGATTAAAGTGGTAAATCTAGGGGAGACTGGACATACGAGGTTGGGATGGATTACAGAGATTGGGGACTTGCAAGCACCTGTTGGATTTGATGCAAATAGCTACGGGTACAGAGACATCGACGGGTGTAAGATATATAAGGCTTTGAGGGAGAAATATGGGGATGAAGGTTACACAGAGGGTGACATTATCGGGTTCTATATTAATTTGCCTGAGGGAAGTATCTACGCTCCCAAGGAACAGAATTTGGTCTTGTACAAAGGGCAAAAGTATGTTTCTAAGTCTGCTGATGGGAAAGAAGAAGATCCAAAGGTTGTACCAGGTAATTGATCCTTATTCTTTACCTGAATCTTATAGCTCTTGTTTCTTGCCTGTATGATCTGGCATTGTGAATTCCAGTCTTGTGACAGGTTCTACTGACACTGTTCTAAACCTTTCTGATTACTTCAGTCTTTACCAACTATACCTTGCCACCTTTGTTCAACCTGAGCCCCTGTTTTGTACTTTATCTCTTGGCAGTTTAAAGAAGCTGTAGATTAGTATAATCTTCATAGACAAGAAGGAAGATGAGTATAATCTTGACAAAAGTAATATTACACGAGTTTATTTCTCAAATGCGTTTACAAGGTGCTATTACAAGTATCCTCATAGAAAAAGAACTATCTCCATAACCTGCAAATCCCACTTAAAACATTGAAAATTTCCCCATTTGCTTGTGTAAAAATAGGTGAATGTTGTTCCTATAATTCCAGATGCTGGAACTAGTCCTTAGATTTTAGGGatccctgtttaccacaatctATATCTTTATGTGATTTTAATTTTCTTGATTTCATGAATACAAGCTAAGTAGTAAGTacaaaaaaggaaataaatagaAAGAACACTATGTAGATTCAAAGTAACATGTTCTATTTGTATTGTGAAACAACTTGAAAATATGTTTCAATATCCCATTTATATCTTTATGGGGCCACTCTTTGCTTTCTTCcccattaaaattatttattttctttctagcCAAATGTGCCATAAGATACACATACATAGTCCCTCAGATTCTTCTTTCCATCTCTGTATTAGCTATTGATCCACATTTAGAAGAAGTTTTTCAGTGGTAATGGTGCAAATCTCTCAAAAAAGAGAGATTTTGAAGGCGCCATCTTCCAATCCCTCTTAGAAAGTGTCACATGTAAAGAGAGTGATATAAGGACCATGAGCTACATGTAGAGAATTATATTCCTAGTTAGGTTAGTATACCAAGCCCTATACTCATCTCCTTCTTTATtgtaaaccctaatttctattatcaatattattagttGTTATTGA is drawn from Impatiens glandulifera chromosome 3, dImpGla2.1, whole genome shotgun sequence and contains these coding sequences:
- the LOC124931723 gene encoding protein TRAUCO-like isoform X2, coding for MDDDGDRIIDDEIYSNGVAKESLPEAEDTDTSFLPMETDRDVTAAVATATPDTETDPLADVKVEAVASEDITREFQELLNLERVSEDDEPLPKKQRQFSLLTSTTDQVAIKVEHIEEEEVKPETPATEEMSAANAPATKIAKKYKRKNNIWSKPNSRKVRRKPKNKGQQADDDSVYITPVPRFPDKIDDTPDMEICMSKVYKADKIELSDDRLSVSSTKGYRSARATRGVVEGAWYFEIKVVNLGETGHTRLGWITEIGDLQAPVGFDANSYGYRDIDGCKIYKALREKYGDEGYTEGDIIGFYINLPEGSIYAPKEQNLVLYKGQKYVSKSADGKEEDPKVVPGSEISFFKNGICQGTAFSELFGARYYPAASM